The genomic segment TTGTGATCTGCAGTGGAGTTGCTGCCTTTGGAGCAGAGGAAGCTTCTGAAATGGAAGATGAGTACGGTCACACCTAACATAGTCAAGCACACCATTGCTAGATCACACTTCAAAGTCACCAAGAGTgagcatttttttgtttctttattcaTTGACACTATTTAGTTTGTCAGACATTGCGTGCATATCTTTAGCAATATACTGTGAACACCATGCCGCCCTTACTCCTCTACAATTCGTGATTGagcttctctttctttgttttgagacTGGAGAGACTTTCACGTAGTTGCTTTTTGTTCCAGAGAGTCATGACTGGCTGGGCTGCTGGGGCCACCATATGAAGTCACCTGGGTTCAAGGCCATACGAGAGTACCAGAAGGTAAAGGGTCGAAAGTCAAACTTGGGTCATCATACACCACATCATATACCACAGGCATCATGTACAAATTTTATATATGTCAATGAGTTCTTACAATGGTATTTGcatttgtgtaaatgtagccattCATTATTTGATTGGAACTCCCATTTCAAACAGTAAGTCATTGTAACGTGaaagtttttcttgttttgattCTGTTCAACATGTAAAAATTGATATAAAGCAATGACTATGAGGTCAGCTTTATGTCAGCAGGTTCTGAATGTCAGTGTGATTTCCCACAGTATTTACAAAATTCTTAGCGTTGATTACTTTTGGTCCTCTGAAATGGAGTGgattctatatataaatatgtgtgtgtgtgtgtgtgtgtatgtgtgtgtgtgtgtgtgtgtatatgtatgtatgtattttatttatttatttttaagaagaaaataataaaatagaccCAAATAAAACAGACTCTACACTTATATAGTCTTGGTTTTATTTCAGATCTGGTTTGGTGGAATATAGAGCCAAAGCTATGCCTTTTTATTGGTTGTAGATATCCATCTGTAACAATCCTTCTGTTTTCTTCCTGGCAGCTGAACCACTTCCCAGGGTCCTTTCAGATTGGACGGAAGGACCGTCTGTGGCGGAACCTGTCCAAGATGCAGGCACGCTTTGGCAAGCGTGAGTTTGGCTTCTTCCCACGCTCCTTTGTGCTCCCACAGGACATGAAGCTTCTGAAGAAAGCATGGGAGGATGGAGGTAGTCGGCAGAAATGGATCATCAAACCGGTATTGCTTGGGTCATAGTCAACATGAAGGTTTTTAAAATTCTTTGTGTTATATATTCCCAGTGATGgattgctgttttatgttttcttcattCACAGCCAGCATCAGCTCGAGGAATTGGCATTCAGGTCATTCACAAGTGGAGTCAAATGCCACGCAAGAGACCACTCCTTGTGCAAAAGTGAGCTTTAAGTGCTTATGAGTTCACACTAGTTCTCCCAAAGTTatctgacagaattttgttaaaTTAGCTTGGGTTAAGTCTAGAAATAGCCATTGAAGTAGGATTCATTTCTTATTCAAAGTTCTTTGAGAAAATTTGGCTCAGTGGGTAGTTAGCATAGGGTGaaagacaatttttttttttttttttttttttttttttttttttttgtgcactgCCATGCGTACTGAACTTTTCATTTCCTTTCCTCTTTCCTGCCAAATGTACTGCAGATACCTTCACAAGCCTTACCTCATCAGTGGGAATAAGTTTGATCTGCGTATCTATGTGTACGTGACCTCTTATGACCCGCTCCGTGTTTACATCTTCAATGATGGACTTGTCCGTTTTGCAAGCTGCAAGTGAGTCAGCAAAGTGAAATCAATCAACACAATTTAATGAATATTGCAGAACTGCTTTTTgagttttgctcttttttccctACAACAGATACTCTTCCTCAATGAAAAGTCTTAGCAACAAATTCATGCATTTGACAAACTACAGTGTGAACAAGAAGAACTCTGAGTATCAGACCAACAGCGATGATAAGGCCTGCCAGGGTCACAAAtggtaatttttatttatttatttatttatttttaaccaaaTAAAGACAGTGTTTTGTTTCCAGGCTTTTTGTCCTGATCATAGAACCATCTTTCACTATCCTAGGCTGCACTTGAGCTATATAAGTGATACAGTGAAAATGCGCTACAAATTATATTTgcaaatgtttcatttaattgatggtgataaaaatgatttatgtgaTGGAAAAACGTTCCAAAGAAATACCCTGAATTTACAATGTATTGACTAATATATGGGCAGTCTGTGTGTAGCAGGAGAGGTGCATTATAAATCTAACATTATAAAACATTATGAGTCTTATAACTAGGGGAACAACGTTTATTCAACTTGACTAAAATTGACGACCCATTTTGGCAACTAATTTAATAGTCGATTAGTTGGAGATGTCATTCGCGTTtttcttttcatgggacaacattatagaaatgaaacttgcatATAAACTTAAAGTAGGCAGTGTACAGCTTTTATTACAGTATAGATTtattgtcctctgaaaataactcgaCACACAGCCAGTAATGTTTAAATAGCtagcaacacaagtgagtacacctcacagtgaacatgtccaaactgtgctcaaactgtcaatattttgtgtgaccatcattgttatctagcactgccttaatgCCTCTTGGGGATGAAATTCCACAGAGTTGTGCAGGTTaatactggaatcctcttcctctcctctatGATGACATCATAGAGCTGGTggttgaggatgccccacaggtgctcagttgggtttaggtctggggACATACTTGGTCAGTCTATCACCTTTACTTTCAGCTTCCTCAGCAAGGCatttgtcatcttggaggtgtatGTACTACTCACCAAGGCGCCTTGGTGAgtagtaccaagacaactgtctcttgcctatatgtcaagcatggtggtggtagcatcatggtttggggctgcatgagtgctgcagTTCACTGAGGGAagcatgaattccaacatgtactgtgacattctgaagcagagcatggcagttttccaacacgatAACGACCCTCATACACCTCCAAGATGTCTTTGGTGATAGACTGACCAAGTATGTCTCTAGACCTAAACCCAGCTGAGCACTGTGggacattctttttttttttttctggattaAAGAAAGCTTGTTATATTTTATCACTACTACTTTGCACATTCTTGGTTTTAAATTTTGACAGGAAGAAAGTATTGAGTTTTATTTATCCTTTGTACTAGCAGGAAAGTTCATTAGAACTGTGAATTTTTTAGTTAGTTATATGATGAAGttattcatctttattgtcTTCGTTGTTGgttagcaaatgcataaaacagcTAAAAGATAATAGAGACATAAATTATTTGGTAATTTAGTAATCCTTAATCCAAATAATCGATTATTAATTTCAGTAATTGATGTATAATTCAGCTATCAAATTAGTCATTTGTTGCAGACCTACTTATCAACAATGAACATTCACAACAATGAAGGAATCATGCgctgaaggtgtgtgtgtgtgtgtgtgtgtgtgtgtgtgtgtgtgtgtgtaatgttgtCTGCAGGGCACTGAAGGCGCTGTGGCAATACCTGGGTTCCAAAGGAATCAACACTACTCTCATTTGGGAGAAGATTAAGGACATGGTCATTAAAACTATTATTGCGTACGTATGTTTGCACTCTGTTTATgtagtcttgtttttttttattgaactttTAACCAAGattcttaattggatttctggCCTTTGTCTTTGTAACTGCAACTGGAACAAGTCACCACAGTACGCATTCTGGTAGGGCATACATTTCACACTTTATTATGTGAGGGTTGTTAGAATAAGTGAAACAGCATTCAGCGAATTTTGGAACCACTATTTCCCTGAACTTTGTGCCTTTACCAATTGTTAAATGACTGCACAGATTATGTAATTTTGCTAAAATGGGGAGGTCGCAGAGACGGTGACTGGTgactaatattttttttttgttatggcTGTATGTCATTTTCTTGACAATGTTTTGTTAAGTGTTAACGATGCCATGGTAagtcccccccccctccccccaaccccccctccTGCTCCATATAAATTCTACATATTGTGTTACATAATAAAGACTGGGGATTTTACTGTATATTTCCCATAAAATCCcccacattttaaatataatctCCTTTAAGGGTATTCCCCCATTACTTGAATAGGGGAAAAACACCTGGAAACTTGATTGGTCATTACAAAACGAATTACTATCCACCAGCTCAGATAAGGGaaaaatattttctattttcaagAGCCTTCTGGCTTGCagatattttctatttttaagagCCTTGTGGCTTGCAAAAGTCACCAAACCATGTGCAACAGCGCAAGtatatgtccaaaggtttgtagacatcTGCTCAACCAGTGTTTCTATTAATAGAGGGTTTGCCACCCTTTGCTGCAAGCAGGTTTACTTATATAGCAAATTGAACGTGCTTTACAGAAATCAAAAAGGAATATCAAAGTAAAAAAGACATGGGGTGCAGTAACAACTACTATTGTGATGGCTTTGCGCTAGATGCTGGAAAATTACTGCGAGGATTTGACAGCATTCAGCCACAAGGGCATTAGAGAGATTAGGTATTCATGTTAAATGATTAGATTTGGATCACAAACCCTACTCCAACTCATCTCAGAAGTATTTTACTAGCGCACCAGAGAACACAATACCATTGCTCCACAGGCCATTGGTTGGGAGCTTTAGACCAGCTTTAGATGTCTGACATTctgcatggtgaccttaggctcatgtgcagctgcccCAGAATGTGTGAGAGGTCATTGTGTCCTAATGACTGTGGTGTGCTCTTCTGCCTGGCTGTAGTTGAACTAGTTAGATCAGACTGATCGGTTGTATTTTAGTTAAATACTGTACTGTGTTGAATTAAACAGATTTTGTATCTGTTCTCTTTACGCTACCAGGTCAGACCCATACGTGAACACCCTGGTAAAGATGCATGTGCGTTCCCCGTACAGCTGTCACGAGCTGTTTGGTTTTGACATCATGCTGGATGAAAACCTTAAGCCCTGGGTTCTGGAGGTCAACATCTCACCCAGGTACTGATCAATGCAATAGTGCAGCTTTGACGAAACATGCTGTTCGCTGTACAGAGTAAGAACCACTGGATTGACTAGTGTCCAATCTTAAGATCTGCTGGGTGCACTAGTTAAATATTTTGTGGCAGATAGTGGATATCTGCAGATAAAGCTAGTATTTTGCCAGtgtacacaaataaaatgtagaacTTCAGTGTTAGAAACATTGTATGCAGCACCTTCATAGTTTTCTCATTGGAATCAACAAGCCAACAAACCTTCTGTCTGTATAGCCTCCACTCCAATAGTGCGCTGGATGTGAGCATTAAGGGCCAGATGATCAGGGATGTGCTGAACCTGGCTGGCTTTGTTCTGCCTCACAAAGATGACATCATCCCCCCCAGCAGCAGCGACAGCAGCTCCACCAGCAGGTTAGAATTGGAATTACATTCATGCATATGCTTacccttttttttattattttaaccaaaGCAAGACCATTGTTTCAACCTGAAACATACCATTATCTCCtagatttgtctgtttttgtttataacaaaaaaattatgtttaaattaCTTATGGGTGTAACAAGACATGATTGAATGTGATTGAATTCACATTATTGGGTTCACAGTGCAATGTTTATGGTATTTAGAGcaagaaaaatgatgaaaaatcatGTTCAAGTTTGTCTTCTAATGAACATGACCATGCTGTATGAGTTAGTGGTATTCAGTCAGTGCAGTTTCATTAAATGGCATAATGAACAGATGCAACTGATATCGCTGTCTCAGTATATTTTTGTATCGTTAAACCCCCAGGACATCTTTTAATGAAATCAGTTGCTGTATGAACAGAAACTAATCTTGTTATAAAATCTTTTCTGCTCTCAATGTGCCTTGTTTCTGATTTTCCAGAACGATTTGTATGAAATTTTAATTTGTGATGATGCTGATGTGGTGACTTTGAAATGTGTTATTTAGTTTGTGCGGAGGAGTGCGAGAGAAATCAAGATTAGACTTGTCTCCTGATGAGAAAGTGAAGAGGGCCTTCTATCTTACCCAGCGCTTTGGAGACCAGGTACATGCACATGTTAAAACCAAGAGATTCTTTTCAGAGTTAGGGCTACAGAGTGAGTGATGCATAACTCTGGTATCACAGTGTCAATCACACCACACTGATTAGTTCTGAAGATATTTTCAGTGTAAAGTGTATATTTTAGCCTCTGGTATGCCTCACTGTGTTTTTAGGATTTTTATTCAACGGTTCTGGACGTGCTGACCCCAGATGATGTGCGTGTTTTGACTGAGAGTGAAGATGAGCTGAGCCGGCAGGGCGAGTTTGAGCgtgtttttccttcccctgCCTCCTCCCGCTACCTACGCTTCTTTGAACACCCACGCTACCTCAATATCCTCCTCAATCAGTGGGAGCAGAAATACTACCAGAACCGGAGCAAAGGTGTGTATTCGGTTGTTTATACAAGTTGTTTatatgtccagaatgatgaacagagctgtagatgacattacaataaaattaacatccagaatacCTTGTATTTGAAAAGTGAGGaaatctcaaggcagataacATTTTAAGAAACTATTTAAAATGGAGTAGTATATTGTTTATCATTTGATAGCCTCTTAGTGTGGACAAAAATATCTTGAATAGTATTGTATATATTCTGTCTGCTGCCAGTGTTTTCCTGCTGATGTGTAGAGTAGGCCcctaatatgtgtgtgtgtgtgtgtgtgtgtgtgtgtgtgtgtgctggtatTTTGTATTATATCTACCACACAATACTTAAATGCCTTAAGAATTTGGTGCTGTGTGTGAGGTTTGGTTATGATTTGCTGTTAATGATGTGTGCTGGTATTGATGTCTAGGTATTGAACAGCTGAGGAGTCTGTGTCAGAAAAAAGTACACTTGGGGAACCTTGCTGACTCTGCACATCATGTAAGTATTACTATATCAGACAGTAGTCTCAATTGCATAGGCTCATGCATTGTTTGGACACGAAACAAGCTGAAGTGGAATAGAATGGAATCTTTTGGTTTTGTAAGATTTGCACGGGGTACAATGTATTAACATGTTGGGTGACATCATGGAAATAATGAGATTAAGTTTTATTAAATGAAGTGACCcttttttagtcccacaacgggggaaatttcatctccgcatttaatccatctgttaagtgaaacaccacatgcactctagtgagcacacacacacactagggggcagtgagcacacttgcccagagcagtgggcagcccacagcgcccggggagcagttgagggttaggtgtcttgctcaaggacacctcagtcatgtgctgtcggctctggggatcgaaccggcgaccttctggtcacaaggctggttccctaaccttcagcccatgactgccaaaACGGGGGGGGGGTTGTACATATTTCAGGACCATGCTGGACAAATACTAAAAGAGCAAATTTTTTTTGAGTATATTATAGATTGAGTATAGTATTATGATGAGTTGTATTTGAAAGTTCCtaccaccccccctcccccgcTACGccgaaggataagcggcttagaaagtgtgtgtgtgtgtgtgtgtgtgtgtgtgtgtgtgtgtatacatctGCTTTGAATTGCATGGGAATTGTGTACAACAGGCCTGTCaccttgtttaaaaaaaagtttaatgcaATGGCATATTTTTTGATCAATTTGAATGACTTATGTTTCTGACCCCAGTGGTCTTCGAAGTCCTACCATGGATACCGCTCTGATATCCACAATGCCACATCATTGAAAACAGAGCAAACAAAATCAAggtataaaaacacacatacacatccatTCATCTTATACCTTTTTCGggttgtatgtttttattttactgcctTGTCTCCTGCAGTGTTCTGGCGAGTCAGAGTTTGAGGTCCATGCTGgacgatgacgatgatgatgatgatgatgatgatgatggctgGTCTGATCATGAGGTTCATTCAGTCACTTCCAGTCTTCCAGATATGCGCCTGCTGGGTTCATTAAGCCCAAGCCCCAGCCCTAGCCTGGCCAGTGACAGCCAGCTTCATCAGAGTTGCCTGTGAGATTAGCCATGTGGTCTCAGAACAGCTGACATCCAGGGCTTCCAACCACACACAAACTTACATACACTCAGATATATAGTTGCTGGATAAACACTTATTTTCTCATGTTCTGTTGTTAGTGTGTTCAGCTGTATAATTTTACCCCCTCAGGAAGTGGGGTTCGGGCTTGGGTAATGGATGAGAGAAATCTGAAGTGGAAGTGTAGGAGACTTTAATGGTCAAACTTATGACCGTTTTAATTACGAAAATGTTTTCTCAACTAATGTGCGTTTTAAGGAAAGCCTTGTAGAGTTCTTGAAAGCacagaaatatatttatatactgtgTTTGTATATGCAACCTCTGCTTCTTTTGGGAGGAGCTAATCTGGAGTCATGCCTGTGAGCATGAGCCAATGAGATTCCTTTTctggtttgtttacattttaggtCAGCCCTTTGTTGGGGTCAGTACTACTCTCAACTGGCAACTGAATTTGAGTAGTTTCAtcagtagtagttgttgttgttgttgttgtagtagtagtagtagtagtagtaataataataataataaaaataatggtcAAAAATCTAAAGAAATGTATCATTATCAgccttttccaaaaaaagaaactaaCTGTTCAGGTTTTAGaattttcacattaaaaatatttgaaaataatttgactgtttgggtttttttttttttttttttttttttttgtcaccaACTTGATTTTATACAGTAATGCTGTTTCAAGAATGTGATGTACTAGAGGGATTTGTAATTATTTGTGCCTGACGTGAGAGTCTGTTTACAGAAACTTAGTCTCTGTTGTGTTGgtggttgtttttctgtttatgtagCAGCTGCTATGACCAGTTCTTGGAATACTGTCAGGTCAGTATTTTGGCTTGGTGGCCATAACAGTAAGGTCTCTCAAGGGATGTTGAGCTTTAGCTACTAACACTTGGAGCTTTACTTGCCACTTATTGTACTTATCAGTGAGTAGGTATCGGTCCAATTCTGCAATTCAGTTCTTAATGCTTCACACAGGGTTTTTTTTCAGTCTGAGAAACCTCGTCAGTGcccagtcatgctgaaagagCTGAATGCCAGAAGCATAAAGCCACACAACCCATCAGGATACAGGAGGTAAAAATAGCCACTTCTATATTGGCATGCTGAAATTCCCTGCTACCAGCTGCTGAGTAAGAAATCTTACAAGGGAAGAATGTAGAGAACAAAACTGAATATCAAAGTTTCCCTATGCCATTTGTAAAGTCTCAGTAGGACAAATACCAGCACTTTTAAATTACCTAGTTTACATAAGATGcctttgtcattgcacagtgtacaccAAAATTGATCAGCAGTCCAACAGCACTTTCTACatgcaaaacaattaaacataaggctaaaatatatgaaGTGCAGTTTTTAAGGGgggaaaaagcatttaaaaaatcttaaatataaagaaaaaaggtcTATAAAACTATATTCTCAATAGACAAGTGAGGTTGCAGTTATTGCACCTTCCTTGGATAGCTTATAGAGTCATATGATATTGCACACagtaagaattattgcacagaaagaatatagGTTATACATTGCACACTCGAGAACAAATGAATgataaatagaacagaggttCAGTTCAGagtggaacagtgtaaagtgttctCTGAAGTCAGTGCCTGTAAAGAGTTGTAGtggtgttctgtgttctatAGAAAGTCCTTGTCGGTGTGCGtgtttggaagtgttcagttcccgTATGGCTCTGGGGTAAAAGGGGTTTTTAAGTCTGCTTGTCCGGGATGGGATAGACCTAAAATGtttaccagagggcagcaggtcaGACAGATGATGTCCTGGGTGAAATGTGTCTTTCAGGATGTTGGCTGCCCTGCTGAGGCAGCAGGAGCTGAACAGGTCCTCCAagcagggcagtgggcagccgaTGAGATCATCTGGGCCATGTTTATGACCCCCCATGACATAAGCTATAAATGAATTTAATAGTCTTAAACATCAGTGCCATCTTGGCAAAGATCAGGTTAAATGAGTGTTCAAGATGGCTCAAATCATAACGTAAATACTATATGCCCCATTCTGTTTTGGATGTTGTGGTGCAAGTTTGGCCCTTTTTGATTGCACACTCTTCAGTATGGTATGACATGGTCTGTAACATCTCTTTCCCAGCCAAAGTTATTATACCAGGTCCTGACTGGTAATTTGAGCACTGTAGCCCACCCGGTTTGCTGTATACACACAGCCTCTAATCTGCAATTCCCCTCCCCCACCAGCCTGGTTAGCCCCTCTGCATGCCTGATGCCATCTCCTGATTTAGACCCTGCAACGGTACTCTAGGCTCTGGGGGACTAGAGCAGAGTTGGAGCATGGTTATTACACAGCAGTATAGTCAGTAAAGACTTCCACTGACCCACACTCTCAGCCTCACCTCTGAGACCCTAACCAGAGACATGGACCCTGTCCCTGAGGTAAGACACTGAGCAAAAtctgcatgagcgagagagcaagataAACTTATTCAAGCAACAGGTGCAGTAGTTTGGCCCAAGATTTGTCTACTGACACCTTCAAGGATGCTGTCAGTATCGGCTTGAAATTGATATGTACTGTGGTAGAGAACATGTATGGGAAATGCAGGAGTGTGATGCGACTAAGGCATTCAGTTCaaatttggtttgtttgttggtAAACACTCTTCGCCAAAACCCTGTGAGAGGGCCAAGTTCATGGTCATAGAGGGACACTACAAAGAAGTTACATTTTGTGTGTACAATTAAAGACTAATATGTTGTCATTGTGGCTTTGCAGATATCATGTACATCAGATGTGCCCAGCAGTGTGTTTTGCTTAATCTTGGCCAGTGAGATTGTGATCTCACTATATATTATACTTTGCTCCACCAGACACAGTAAATGTTTGGATAAAATGACACATTCTGAAGTGACCCAGTGTGCATACTTCaactgtttactttttaaacacacacaagtAAACGCTAAGAAATAGATATAGTAGATAGTTGAGTGGATTTACCTTATTGCTCTCTGAGGGCAACAGGGATACAATATGTTGCTGTAATCGTGTGATAGTTCAGTGATAGATATGAGCTTGCAGTGAGGCTTACTTTTGTTTCCCCACCTTTTTAGTGTAAcagtattaaatatatatatatatatatatatatatatatatatatatatatatatatatatatatatatataatttttttttatttttataaaatataaaatttgttCTTTAACATCTCCCAGATTCCCTTCACGGAAGATGAGGGGCTTACAATGAGGAGGACAGGTATCTACTGATTGTGATCATGTTCTTCTTTTCTATTTCTAAAGTTAACAAAACGTCATACAGCatggtgcaaaagtcagagagttGTCTAAGTTGTTGTTGAATGTAATtaaattgttattatattttcagGATGTATTTCTAATGAAAGatatatttaatttgattttataaaataacccaAAGCATGGGGAAAGTCAACTAAAAATAAGCACAAGTGGAATATGTGTGGAAGACCACCATAacggtcaccatcagataaactttACTACAAgcgttcatctttgagagagagaggagaaaatcaagctccactcttgcttgagatctgaaaaatccacactTTTGTCAGTCCTTTGTCGGGTCCCAGACCCCCCCCCGTCCTCCACTCCGAAGTCCCCGACGATGTGGAAAAACGTTACTAATTAATTTAAGTTACATCAAAGTTTTAGTCTTAATCTAATCTGTTTTCTAATGTAAAGATGAGTAGCAAATTAAAAGAATTGAAAAAGCATTCTTGTAAAAGTTGAAGAAAAGTGAAGAATCAATCTTTGcaaaaaagtcaaagtcagaTGAAAAACCAAACGTCAGCCGCAGGTTCGGTTCGAAGGAAGAAAAGGTCTTCTTCATTTATTAGTTCCAATGTGACGACAAAGCGCCAAAAAGCAtccactttacaccactcttGGGCGAGGTtatcacccccccacccctgGGGGTGAGATCATCGCTCCACCTATTTTAATACTTCCTGAAATCACCTTGGTTACCAATAGAACTGTTTTTTCTAGCTTCCTTAGGAACCCTTATTACTTGGAAATTATTAAAGATAATTACAaaatttttattaaacagtGATTTAAGGACATATTTCTTCAAAAACCCTGACACCTTCCACTATGCGAAGACACAgtactgtgggtctgaaaggatgtgtagcggtCAAgaatctgtttaaaaaaaagacataaaagaagaaaatccacaaatcaaacaaagaagcttctGATGTACTTAGAACTACAGACcaaccaccccagagtccagatatTAACAAGtgtttggattgtgagaagcagcgtctaagcctgaactttggaagtgtggaaaagcATCCCTgcagagttttttttctttgaaacacTAAAGCCATGAAGCCAAAGCTGAAATGCTGActggaaatttaataaatgaaggccgttctctgacttttgcggAATACTGTTTATTATCGAAAACGGGAAATCAATTTTCAAGTTATGAT from the Pygocentrus nattereri isolate fPygNat1 chromosome 6, fPygNat1.pri, whole genome shotgun sequence genome contains:
- the ttll4 gene encoding tubulin polyglutamylase TTLL4, encoding MASNGYEDLRSGVPQPALVVRTKSAIVHSSNTHGSSSLIERRAHHPSSLGDTVSQPNVTVVLDRPSHFSGISSQCAYPSVPASATTVTSAERARSVGAHSSNGASGGTRTASAVSKCLLHISSPCSGCHSPCHLEPTVHSYQPHWQLGQLRLKSRLLGKRAFSHQVSVCPSCPSPPKTSSQRASVRVEKTMPTNQSYPWTSSKLKSNSKGVMPPTTTKVPINARLEMCDKPSTVLSAAYCNGGVNGDGKADTIKPTQTSVPLEHSCKDMPLNSVLGVQDWPQYEKTVTEDTKENECIVDCSAEHGISEAPQRVKKISSEVEFTAAVQKLTKSMAHAQTGKVNGLSGPLRTSVNSQCSMRVVKTGAMTGATSSTKASRICLINGNREPFMDMETSSSHCLDAKDEKYPTNSTDGMTQGSTCAIPEEVSHKKMASPQSPTVYSVTNQISAIHLTMKGHGHTSEEISSLYPMTLDEEGEPMVKGLENVAMLQDGEEEELPDELENDCSGNDNEGSDCDASSATSMATSSNIEEPLSPEMEDEKVVKPALVPSLFPFIPPTLYFSTSQERVELLPLEQRKLLKWKMSTVTPNIVKHTIARSHFKVTKKSHDWLGCWGHHMKSPGFKAIREYQKLNHFPGSFQIGRKDRLWRNLSKMQARFGKREFGFFPRSFVLPQDMKLLKKAWEDGGSRQKWIIKPPASARGIGIQVIHKWSQMPRKRPLLVQKYLHKPYLISGNKFDLRIYVYVTSYDPLRVYIFNDGLVRFASCKYSSSMKSLSNKFMHLTNYSVNKKNSEYQTNSDDKACQGHKWALKALWQYLGSKGINTTLIWEKIKDMVIKTIIASDPYVNTLVKMHVRSPYSCHELFGFDIMLDENLKPWVLEVNISPSLHSNSALDVSIKGQMIRDVLNLAGFVLPHKDDIIPPSSSDSSSTSSLCGGVREKSRLDLSPDEKVKRAFYLTQRFGDQDFYSTVLDVLTPDDVRVLTESEDELSRQGEFERVFPSPASSRYLRFFEHPRYLNILLNQWEQKYYQNRSKGIEQLRSLCQKKVHLGNLADSAHHWSSKSYHGYRSDIHNATSLKTEQTKSSVLASQSLRSMLDDDDDDDDDDDDGWSDHEVHSVTSSLPDMRLLGSLSPSPSPSLASDSQLHQSCL